The sequence below is a genomic window from Haemophilus pittmaniae.
TTTTGCATGGGCGTGGTGGTGAAGACGGTACTATGCAAGGATTGTTGGAACAAATCGGCTTGCCTTATACTGGTTGTGGCGTTATGGCTTCTGCGCTGACCATGGATAAGATGCGTACTAAAATGCTATGGAAAGCGTTTGGTTTACCTGTTGCCGAAATGGAAATTGTGACAAAACAAAATTTTGTGGATTTGGATCCGGCAGCGGTTGTCGCTAAGTTAGGTTTACCTCTGATGGTAAAACCATCACTGGAAGGCTCTAGTGTTGGATTGACTAAAGTTAAACAGCTAGAACAATTAAAAAATGCGGTAGCATATGCTTTGAAATTTGATGAAACAGTGTTGATTGAAGAATGGCTCGCGGGTGAAGAATTAACAGTTCCTGTGTTGGGCGGAAAGGTTTTGCCAGCAGTAAAAATTGTGCCAGAAGGTGAATTTTATGACTACGATGCTAAATATATTTCCGATAATACCCAATATTTTTGTCCCGCTGGTTTGAGTGCCGAGCGTGAGCAGGAATTAGCCGATTTAGTTAAACGAGCCTACGATGTGGTAGGTTGCCGTGGTTGGAGTCGAATTGATGTGATGACTGATGCACAAGGACATTTCCGTTTAGTTGAAGTGAATACAAATCCTGGCATGACTAGTCATAGCTTGTTCCCAAAATCTGCTGCAACAGTCGGAATTTCTTTTGAACAGTTAGTGGTTAAAATCTTGGAGTTAAGTGCCTAATGAATGTCATTAAGCGAAAAAGTCCGCAGAGTACGTCCCTTGGGAAAAAGCATTATTTATCCCACTTACGCTATTTTCTGCAACTCCGCTTTTTGTTACCTGTTATTGTCATTATTCTCGCTGTGTTTGCTTATATTTATCGGCAAACTTGGTTGGATAGTTTAGATGAGAAACCAATCAGTGCTTATGCTTTGGTCGGGAAAAATGACTATACCGGTTATGCCGATATTCAGGATGTATTACTCAAAATGGGCAAATTGAAGGGATTTTGGGGGCAGGATGTTTCTGTAATTCAGGAGCAAATCGAAACATTACCGTGGGTGAAAGGCTCTGTAGTGAGAAAAATTTGGCCAAATCGTTTAAGTATTTGGGTTAACG
It includes:
- a CDS encoding D-alanine--D-alanine ligase; the encoded protein is MNLKEQKIAVLLGGSSAEREVSLNSGKAVLDALLSQGYDAYPIDPQEYNVADLKKDGFERVFNILHGRGGEDGTMQGLLEQIGLPYTGCGVMASALTMDKMRTKMLWKAFGLPVAEMEIVTKQNFVDLDPAAVVAKLGLPLMVKPSLEGSSVGLTKVKQLEQLKNAVAYALKFDETVLIEEWLAGEELTVPVLGGKVLPAVKIVPEGEFYDYDAKYISDNTQYFCPAGLSAEREQELADLVKRAYDVVGCRGWSRIDVMTDAQGHFRLVEVNTNPGMTSHSLFPKSAATVGISFEQLVVKILELSA